DNA from Thermococcus sp.:
CGACTACGATCTCTACAGGCTTCAGGGGGTCGAGGGCTGGGAGACGACTGAGAGGGCGTGGTTTGATTCCCTGAGGAGTGAGGTTCCGAACAGTCCCTACAACGTCGTTACGCGGGCGGCCCTGTACACTGGCAAGGAGGCCCTTCCGGATGAGGTCAAGACGGCCCTGGGTATACTCTACGACTTTGAGGGGGCGGTGGCCGATACTGGTCACGTTCCCGGCGAGGCTCACGGGAGCTGGGAGAACGTTGAATGGTGCGAGCACAGGGAGTGAGCTCTCAGCCTTTCAGTCCCCATTTTTTCCTGCTCAGGAGCAGGTAGGCTTCTTCCTCCATTTTCTTCGGTACGTAGTCCACCAGGAGACTTGCGCCCCTCACGCTCTCCCGTATCCCCCTTCCTGTGGAAACCTGATTCTTCCTGAGCAACGCTTCGATGACCTCGGTTATGCTCTGCTCGACGTTTTTTTCCGCGTACAGCCTCTTTCCGACAATCCACACCCGTTTGTTTTTTCTGTAGAAATTTTGCCCCCTCTCCGTGAAGAACTCGGGGCCGGGCTCCACTTTTACCCTTGCCCTGACCACACTGTCCGTTTCGAGCATGATGAACGCCGTCCCTCTGGAGTAGCCCGTGTTCCACGCTAGGACCCTAAAGCCCTCCCTGGATAGGGCTTTCTCAAGTCCCCTCGCGCTCCTCTCAAGCTGGGGGAGGAGGAGGTCGTCTACCATCTCTGGCTTTTTGAAGACCAGCGTCACGAGGTGGGTTCCTTTTCTCCTGAGTTCGGAGAGGTAGTTTCCTCTTTTCTGGCGTCCCGGGAAGAAGAACTCCTCAGACGGATTCTCAAGGAATTTATGTGCCTTGAAGTAGAAAACCCCGTATTTTTCCCAGCTCAGGTTCGCCGCGACGTTCCTCCTTGGGTCGACGGGGTCGATTACTATCAGGGGCCTGTCAGCCTCAGCCTCACGCCTGACGGTTTTCATGGCCATCTCATGCTCCCGCTTGAGCCAGTTTCCGGGGTCTATTATCTTCTGTTTCAGCATGAAGTCCGCATTCTCGAGGGTTTTGATGAATGAGCCGTACCTGATGACGAGAATCTCGGCGAGGTATCCTGAAAAGCCCCGGATGTATATCTCGCTCCCGTAGGCGTTTATCCCCTTCAAAAAGCGCTTGAGGAGCCGCACTTCGTCGTTCCTGCCCTGGAGGTTCTCAAGGATCCAGCGGTTGTGGAGTACCGAGCGGTCAACGGCCGTTCTAACGTCACTCCAGCTTTTCACGTCGTAGCAGGGGACTAGGTCAACCTTCACACCTCTGTAACGCGCCCTCACGTAGGGGTGCTCGGCGTAGGCGATTTCATGTGAGTCGAGCTTCTCCGCTATGGCCTTCCCAAGATTTAGACCTTCCTCGCGGAGCTTCTCCAGTGGGACATCGAGGGGAAAAGCCAGAAACAGGTCAACGTCGTGGTCTCCCGCCAAGTAGGTATCTTTGGCGAGCGAGCCGACGAAGTGGGGCTTAACGTCGAGCCCCATGCTTTCGATGGTATTCTCCGCTATGCTCTCTAGTTCATCCATCAGACCCTCCAAAAAGACCCTTTCCTCGTCCGTCGGATGTATTT
Protein-coding regions in this window:
- the cca gene encoding CCA tRNA nucleotidyltransferase is translated as MDVEVVLQSVLQQIHPTDEERVFLEGLMDELESIAENTIESMGLDVKPHFVGSLAKDTYLAGDHDVDLFLAFPLDVPLEKLREEGLNLGKAIAEKLDSHEIAYAEHPYVRARYRGVKVDLVPCYDVKSWSDVRTAVDRSVLHNRWILENLQGRNDEVRLLKRFLKGINAYGSEIYIRGFSGYLAEILVIRYGSFIKTLENADFMLKQKIIDPGNWLKREHEMAMKTVRREAEADRPLIVIDPVDPRRNVAANLSWEKYGVFYFKAHKFLENPSEEFFFPGRQKRGNYLSELRRKGTHLVTLVFKKPEMVDDLLLPQLERSARGLEKALSREGFRVLAWNTGYSRGTAFIMLETDSVVRARVKVEPGPEFFTERGQNFYRKNKRVWIVGKRLYAEKNVEQSITEVIEALLRKNQVSTGRGIRESVRGASLLVDYVPKKMEEEAYLLLSRKKWGLKG